Proteins from a genomic interval of Mycobacterium conspicuum:
- a CDS encoding AraC family transcriptional regulator encodes MSVVRGTALSGYPRLVAELGGDPAELLRGAGLRPADVGEYETFLPYRSLIVAVETAAAGTATPDFGRRLALRQGIEILGPVGVAARTAATVGDAFTIVETFLAAYSPAISARILPGAHSDESFYAFEILIERPPPHPHTTELSLGVSLGVMRFLLGAQYAPVTVHLPHQPLTPTADYLSYFGCRPCFAAPTAGFTFRTADLARPLNQDALAHQAVVQYLTGITTQQRGMTPSVRAMVRQLLPTGTASLELVAAQFDLHPRTLHRRLAAEHTTFGALIDDVRRETAEHYLRDTDISLSHLTRELGYAEQSVLSRSCRRWFGCGPRGYRDRVQSTHVELGRDL; translated from the coding sequence ATGTCGGTGGTGCGTGGGACGGCGTTGTCGGGCTATCCGCGCCTCGTCGCCGAGCTGGGCGGGGATCCCGCCGAGCTGCTGCGCGGCGCCGGCCTGCGGCCCGCGGATGTCGGCGAGTACGAAACCTTCCTGCCCTACCGCAGCCTCATCGTGGCCGTCGAGACGGCGGCGGCCGGCACCGCGACCCCGGATTTCGGGCGGCGATTGGCCCTGCGGCAGGGTATCGAAATCCTGGGCCCGGTCGGGGTCGCCGCCCGCACCGCGGCCACCGTCGGCGACGCCTTCACGATCGTGGAAACCTTCCTGGCGGCCTACAGCCCGGCCATCTCGGCGCGGATCCTCCCGGGCGCGCACAGCGACGAGTCGTTCTACGCATTCGAGATCCTCATCGAACGACCGCCGCCGCACCCGCACACCACCGAACTCTCGCTCGGGGTGTCGCTGGGGGTGATGCGGTTCCTGCTCGGTGCCCAGTACGCACCCGTGACGGTGCACCTTCCGCACCAGCCGCTCACGCCTACGGCCGACTATCTGAGCTACTTCGGCTGCCGCCCGTGCTTCGCCGCACCCACGGCGGGCTTCACCTTCCGCACGGCCGACCTCGCACGCCCGCTCAACCAGGACGCGCTCGCCCATCAAGCGGTCGTGCAGTACCTGACCGGGATCACCACACAGCAACGCGGCATGACCCCGTCGGTGCGCGCCATGGTCCGCCAACTGCTGCCCACCGGCACCGCCAGCCTCGAGTTGGTCGCGGCCCAGTTCGATCTGCATCCCAGGACGCTGCACCGCCGACTGGCCGCCGAGCACACCACCTTCGGCGCACTCATCGACGACGTGCGCCGCGAAACCGCCGAGCACTACCTGCGCGACACCGACATCAGCCTGTCGCATCTGACCCGGGAACTTGGCTACGCCGAGCAAAGCGTGCTCAGCCGGTCCTGTCGGCGATGGTTCGGCTGCGGTCCCAGGGGTTATCGCGATCGTGTTCAATCAACACATGTTGAGCTTGGAAGAGATCTCTGA
- a CDS encoding nuclear transport factor 2 family protein gives MLSLEEISDRLEIQQLLVDYSTAIDNRRFDDLDKVFTPDAYIDYRALGGIDGQFPEVKKWLSEVLPTFPVYAHMLGNFSVRVDGDTASSRVICFNPMVLPGDNDQILFCGLWYDDEFVRTPEGWRMTKRVETKIYQKVQ, from the coding sequence ATGTTGAGCTTGGAAGAGATCTCTGATCGCTTGGAAATCCAGCAGCTGCTGGTGGACTATTCGACCGCGATCGACAATCGCCGCTTCGACGACCTCGACAAGGTCTTCACGCCCGATGCCTACATCGACTACCGGGCCCTCGGCGGCATCGACGGGCAGTTCCCCGAGGTGAAGAAGTGGTTGTCGGAGGTGTTGCCCACCTTCCCGGTGTACGCGCACATGCTGGGCAACTTCTCGGTGCGCGTCGACGGGGACACCGCGTCGTCGCGGGTGATCTGCTTCAACCCGATGGTGCTCCCGGGCGATAACGACCAGATCCTGTTCTGCGGGCTGTGGTACGACGACGAGTTCGTGCGCACCCCCGAGGGCTGGCGGATGACCAAGCGCGTCGAGACCAAGATCTATCAGAAGGTGCAGTAA